A DNA window from Luteolibacter luteus contains the following coding sequences:
- a CDS encoding MBOAT family protein yields the protein METVTWLGQEIPRWVFMWSIAVVMFAMLKGLSLIWARNLTPRPGRKLAYLFLWPGMDAAGFINGSPDRLPDRSEWAMAALKTLLAVGLIAAAPQAEQAMLRAWIGMIGIVLFFHFGTFHLLSCFWRSLGMKAAPLMDHPLAATSASAFWGRHWNIAFRDLTHRMVFKPALKRWGAPAALMAGFVFSGVLHELAVTIPAGGWYGGPTLFFVIQGLAALAERTRRGKTIGLGQGVRGWLFTQGLLLLTVPLLFPPPFALRIINPFIDFIHELF from the coding sequence GTGGAAACCGTGACGTGGCTCGGCCAGGAGATCCCTCGATGGGTCTTCATGTGGTCGATCGCGGTGGTGATGTTTGCGATGCTGAAGGGCCTGAGCTTGATCTGGGCCCGGAATTTGACTCCCAGGCCCGGACGAAAGCTCGCCTATCTCTTTCTGTGGCCGGGGATGGATGCGGCGGGCTTTATAAATGGAAGTCCGGATCGCTTGCCGGACCGGAGCGAGTGGGCGATGGCCGCATTGAAGACCTTGCTCGCTGTGGGGCTGATCGCCGCCGCTCCACAAGCAGAGCAAGCGATGCTGCGAGCGTGGATCGGGATGATCGGGATCGTGTTGTTCTTTCACTTCGGGACCTTTCATCTGTTGAGCTGCTTCTGGCGCTCGCTCGGGATGAAAGCGGCTCCGCTGATGGACCATCCGCTGGCGGCGACCTCGGCAAGTGCCTTCTGGGGACGACATTGGAACATCGCCTTCCGAGATCTGACGCACCGCATGGTCTTCAAGCCTGCGTTAAAGCGATGGGGTGCACCTGCGGCGTTGATGGCGGGCTTTGTGTTCAGCGGCGTGCTGCATGAACTGGCGGTCACCATTCCGGCTGGTGGTTGGTATGGAGGCCCGACCTTGTTCTTCGTGATCCAGGGCTTGGCGGCGCTTGCGGAACGGACGCGGCGCGGGAAAACGATTGGATTGGGGCAAGGAGTCCGCGGTTGGCTCTTCACGCAAGGCCTCCTGCTGCTGACAGTGCCACTGCTCTTCCCACCGCCCTTTGCTCTCCGGATCATCAACCCCTTCATCGATTTCATCCATGAACTTTTCTAA
- a CDS encoding thiamine pyrophosphate-dependent enzyme, whose amino-acid sequence MEIPTYRYYGAHVADSNFKKYRTPEEIEMMKGSRDPIALWLQQLSREGILDEQSAQSIKEEAKLEAKKSVTFAEASEPPAVDDVMTHIYWESDHGTPASKIGRHFFD is encoded by the coding sequence GTGGAAATTCCCACTTATCGTTACTACGGAGCGCACGTTGCAGATTCGAACTTCAAGAAATACCGGACGCCAGAGGAGATCGAAATGATGAAGGGCTCCCGGGATCCGATTGCCCTTTGGCTGCAACAACTTTCCCGTGAGGGGATTCTCGACGAACAAAGCGCGCAATCGATCAAGGAGGAAGCGAAGCTGGAGGCTAAGAAGTCGGTGACCTTTGCTGAAGCCAGCGAACCGCCAGCTGTTGATGACGTCATGACCCACATCTACTGGGAAAGCGATCACGGCACTCCTGCCAGCAAGATCGGTCGCCACTTCTTTGATTGA
- a CDS encoding thiamine pyrophosphate-dependent enzyme, with amino-acid sequence MSTYREHPINRDLTAEDKIDLFRQMVRIRRFELEGLRCYTGGKMGGFFVPDIGQESIPVGVRSIMGPEDHTICGWRGIGHAIAAGMSMDACMAEHYGKATGCCKGKGGAMSLFDPEHRFWGAYGLAAAHTPIAAGGGRRGA; translated from the coding sequence ATGTCCACCTACCGCGAGCACCCCATCAACCGCGATCTCACCGCCGAGGATAAGATCGACCTGTTCCGGCAGATGGTCCGCATCCGTCGCTTCGAGCTAGAGGGATTGAGGTGCTATACTGGGGGAAAGATGGGAGGCTTCTTCGTACCCGATATCGGTCAAGAGTCGATTCCGGTTGGCGTTCGCTCGATCATGGGTCCCGAGGATCACACGATCTGCGGCTGGCGGGGGATCGGGCACGCCATTGCTGCGGGGATGTCAATGGATGCCTGCATGGCGGAGCATTATGGGAAGGCCACCGGTTGCTGCAAAGGCAAGGGTGGCGCGATGTCCCTCTTCGACCCGGAGCATCGTTTCTGGGGTGCCTATGGCTTGGCGGCGGCCCACACACCCATTGCTGCGGGCGGAGGTAGGAGGGGCGCTTGA
- a CDS encoding winged helix-turn-helix domain-containing protein codes for MPEDSPIRLLLSGDLSFGPGKAELLEKIRELGSLQEAAGAMEMSYMKAWKLVKGLNARFCEPLVAMQRGGKEQGGATLTPTGEKVLALYHEAVAAAEKASAAPLRKMRGLLASDETNSSG; via the coding sequence ATGCCGGAAGACAGCCCGATCCGCCTGCTTTTGTCCGGGGACCTTTCCTTTGGGCCCGGGAAGGCGGAGCTGTTGGAGAAGATCCGTGAGCTTGGCAGCCTGCAAGAGGCGGCGGGGGCGATGGAAATGTCCTATATGAAGGCGTGGAAGCTGGTGAAGGGCCTCAATGCGCGATTCTGTGAGCCATTGGTGGCGATGCAGCGAGGCGGCAAGGAGCAGGGCGGCGCGACGCTGACGCCGACGGGCGAGAAGGTGCTGGCGCTGTACCATGAAGCAGTGGCGGCGGCCGAGAAGGCGAGTGCAGCACCGTTGAGGAAGATGCGCGGCCTGTTAGCCAGCGATGAGACGAATTCATCGGGCTGA
- a CDS encoding TonB-dependent receptor plug domain-containing protein: protein MKALPLLCLAPLATFAETPELGELVVEAMKPEMTQKLTTEEARDLQRHNLAEALSILPGISLQRMGARAETMVTVRGFDLRQVPVLIDGIPVYVPYDGYADLGRFSVPEAAEIEVAKGISPVLAGPNTFGGLVNVYTRRPTEKLEGDVHAGVFTGDGWEAGLSAGGREEKWYWQFDLAWMEQDGFELSDDFVPRPTENGGRRENSWSEDWRASGRIAWTPAPDDEYALGVWIQRGEKGTPPYTGYDPTVRARFWKWPQWDKDTYYLLTRTAINPDTTLETKVHYDRHENTLVAYDDATYSSQNRPSSFTSFYDDWTAGASATLENRSLKNTRIAAAVHYKRDHHEQMDIGAPKFSFEDETASVGLEAEYSFPFGSSVTAGVSHDWREVREAIDTNTGAPIYGGKTSSWNPQIVWKHEFSENLEGHLGYARKSRFPTIKDRYSYRLGQAIPNPNLDAETVDHIDLGLGGKANDGNFEWEAGLFYSRIDDAIQRVDNVAFTPGGAGLFQLQNVGEVEHKGFELALGNKWSDCIETGLRYAWIMAENRTNPAIHVIGTPEHEAALFSKFTILDNFRLIPAFVWADSRDVSSTGKRVGIYASVDVKAEVELPGDVTLGLGVTNLLDRNQQLDEGFPEPGRSFFFDVRHEF, encoded by the coding sequence ATGAAAGCCTTGCCCCTCCTTTGCCTTGCACCGCTAGCCACCTTCGCCGAGACGCCTGAACTGGGCGAATTGGTGGTGGAAGCGATGAAGCCCGAGATGACCCAGAAGCTGACGACCGAGGAAGCGCGGGACCTGCAACGCCACAACCTCGCCGAAGCGCTGAGCATCTTGCCCGGGATCAGCCTGCAACGGATGGGTGCCCGTGCTGAAACGATGGTGACGGTGCGCGGCTTCGACCTCCGGCAGGTGCCGGTGCTGATCGATGGAATCCCGGTTTACGTCCCCTACGATGGCTACGCGGATCTCGGCCGTTTCTCGGTGCCCGAGGCCGCCGAGATCGAGGTGGCCAAGGGCATCAGCCCGGTACTGGCGGGGCCGAATACCTTCGGGGGTTTGGTGAACGTCTATACACGCCGCCCGACGGAGAAGCTGGAAGGTGACGTGCATGCGGGTGTTTTCACCGGGGATGGCTGGGAGGCGGGGCTTTCCGCCGGGGGGCGCGAGGAGAAGTGGTATTGGCAATTCGACCTCGCCTGGATGGAGCAGGACGGCTTCGAGCTTTCCGATGACTTCGTGCCGCGTCCGACGGAGAATGGCGGGCGCCGCGAAAATTCATGGAGCGAGGATTGGCGCGCCTCCGGCCGCATCGCATGGACGCCCGCACCGGATGACGAGTATGCGCTGGGGGTGTGGATCCAGCGCGGGGAGAAGGGTACGCCGCCCTACACCGGCTATGATCCGACCGTGCGCGCGCGCTTCTGGAAGTGGCCACAGTGGGACAAGGATACCTACTACCTGCTGACGCGCACCGCGATCAATCCGGACACCACGCTGGAGACGAAGGTGCACTATGACCGGCATGAGAACACCTTGGTCGCCTATGATGATGCGACCTACAGCTCACAGAACCGGCCGTCTTCTTTCACTTCATTCTACGATGACTGGACCGCAGGTGCCTCCGCGACGCTGGAGAACCGCTCGCTGAAGAACACGCGTATCGCCGCGGCGGTGCACTACAAACGGGATCATCACGAGCAGATGGACATCGGCGCGCCGAAGTTCAGCTTCGAAGATGAGACGGCCTCCGTGGGACTGGAAGCCGAGTACAGCTTTCCCTTCGGAAGTTCGGTCACGGCGGGCGTGAGCCACGATTGGCGCGAGGTGCGCGAAGCGATCGACACGAACACAGGCGCTCCGATTTACGGCGGCAAAACCTCGTCATGGAATCCGCAGATCGTGTGGAAGCATGAGTTCAGCGAGAATCTGGAAGGCCATCTGGGCTATGCTCGCAAGAGCCGCTTCCCGACGATCAAGGACCGCTATTCCTACCGGCTCGGCCAGGCGATCCCAAACCCGAACCTGGATGCGGAAACGGTGGATCACATCGACCTCGGTCTCGGTGGGAAGGCCAACGACGGCAATTTCGAATGGGAAGCGGGGCTATTCTACTCGCGGATCGATGATGCGATCCAGCGGGTGGACAATGTCGCCTTCACCCCGGGTGGCGCGGGTCTCTTCCAGCTCCAGAATGTGGGCGAGGTGGAGCACAAGGGCTTCGAACTGGCGCTAGGAAACAAGTGGAGCGACTGCATCGAGACCGGCCTGCGCTATGCGTGGATCATGGCGGAGAACCGGACGAACCCGGCGATCCATGTGATCGGCACACCGGAGCATGAGGCCGCGCTCTTTTCGAAATTCACCATCCTCGACAATTTCCGCCTGATCCCGGCCTTCGTGTGGGCGGACTCCCGCGATGTCAGCAGCACCGGCAAGCGGGTGGGCATCTATGCGAGCGTGGATGTGAAAGCGGAGGTCGAACTCCCCGGCGATGTGACACTGGGCCTGGGCGTGACCAATCTCTTGGACCGGAATCAACAATTGGACGAAGGGTTCCCTGAACCCGGACGCAGCTTCTTCTTCGACGTACGCCATGAATTCTAA
- a CDS encoding molybdopterin-dependent oxidoreductase, translating into MNSKLAPLIALVCLMVPLAAEPVVRIHDGSAWKEIDDAAWQKLPRAEITAKARDGTDKKFSGVPFAEILKLAGAPAGNAIRGPEMNRVVLLTAADGYQVSFSLAELDESFRKQNIILADQVDGKALDEFEGSRMVVSGDDLRHSRWIRQVKQIILTRPIIPAP; encoded by the coding sequence ATGAATTCTAAACTCGCCCCTCTAATCGCACTCGTCTGCCTGATGGTCCCGCTGGCCGCGGAGCCTGTGGTCCGCATCCACGATGGCAGCGCCTGGAAGGAAATCGACGACGCCGCGTGGCAGAAGCTGCCGCGTGCCGAAATCACGGCCAAGGCGCGCGATGGCACCGACAAGAAGTTCTCCGGCGTGCCCTTCGCCGAGATCCTGAAGCTGGCCGGGGCCCCGGCCGGCAATGCGATCCGCGGGCCGGAAATGAACCGGGTGGTGCTACTGACCGCAGCGGATGGCTACCAGGTGTCCTTTTCCCTGGCCGAACTGGATGAGAGCTTCCGGAAGCAGAATATCATCCTGGCCGATCAGGTGGATGGAAAGGCACTGGATGAATTCGAAGGATCGCGCATGGTGGTGTCAGGCGATGACCTGCGCCACTCGCGCTGGATCCGTCAGGTCAAACAGATTATCCTCACTCGTCCCATCATCCCCGCGCCATGA
- the modA gene encoding molybdate ABC transporter substrate-binding protein: MKRTIFQSFLALGLGLAAQAEEIRVAAAASLAEAITEISTAYQQETGNKATPVFAGSNVLARQIEEGAPIDVFVSADEATMEKVEKAKLVKEPVKLLTNTLVVVVPEDSEAKVGSAADLANLKKIAIGDPAAVPAGVYAKAWLTKAGLWEKLQEKFIGSENVRAALAAVEAGNADAAIVYKTDAAISKKVKVAWSVPEGEAPPIIYPVAVCSGSKHAAEAERFTKFLKSEKASTIFKSRGFGLKAE; this comes from the coding sequence ATGAAACGCACGATATTCCAGTCCTTCCTCGCCCTCGGGCTGGGGCTCGCCGCACAGGCCGAGGAAATCCGCGTGGCCGCCGCCGCCAGCCTGGCCGAGGCGATCACGGAGATTTCGACCGCCTATCAGCAAGAGACCGGAAACAAGGCCACGCCGGTCTTCGCCGGATCAAACGTGCTGGCCCGGCAGATCGAGGAGGGCGCGCCGATCGATGTCTTCGTTTCCGCCGACGAGGCGACGATGGAGAAGGTCGAGAAGGCGAAGCTGGTGAAGGAGCCCGTAAAGCTGCTGACCAACACGCTGGTGGTGGTGGTGCCCGAGGATTCCGAGGCCAAGGTGGGCTCCGCCGCGGACCTGGCGAATCTCAAGAAGATCGCGATCGGGGATCCGGCCGCGGTGCCTGCCGGTGTCTATGCGAAGGCTTGGCTGACGAAGGCAGGACTGTGGGAGAAGCTGCAGGAGAAATTCATCGGCAGCGAGAACGTGCGTGCAGCCTTGGCCGCAGTGGAGGCAGGCAATGCCGATGCGGCGATCGTTTACAAGACGGACGCAGCAATTTCCAAGAAGGTGAAGGTGGCGTGGTCGGTACCGGAAGGTGAGGCTCCGCCGATCATCTATCCGGTGGCGGTGTGCAGCGGCAGCAAGCATGCCGCGGAGGCCGAGCGGTTCACAAAGTTCCTGAAGTCGGAGAAGGCATCCACCATCTTCAAATCGCGCGGCTTCGGGTTGAAGGCTGAATGA
- the modB gene encoding molybdate ABC transporter permease subunit: MSPEDIRLIIFTLGVSALAVAVSLPFGLALGWVLARKQWPGKALVETFVMLPLVLPPVVTGLLLLKLFGKKGPLAGLLESTGFEVIFTWKAVVLALAVMAFPLLLRCIRTAFEEVPRHLEEAAATLGKTPWQVFVRVSIPLARRGIAGGLVLGFARALGEFGATMMVAGLIPGVTETLPLAIYRSFHAGDDSRVWMLAGVSAVIAFVALWMAGRLNKGRHPL, translated from the coding sequence ATGAGTCCGGAGGATATCAGGCTGATCATTTTCACGCTGGGCGTTTCCGCCCTGGCGGTGGCGGTTTCCCTGCCCTTCGGGCTGGCGCTGGGCTGGGTGCTGGCGCGCAAGCAGTGGCCGGGGAAGGCTCTGGTGGAGACCTTCGTGATGTTGCCCCTGGTGCTGCCGCCGGTGGTGACAGGTCTGCTTCTGCTGAAGCTCTTCGGGAAGAAGGGGCCGCTGGCAGGCTTGCTGGAGAGCACTGGCTTCGAGGTGATCTTCACGTGGAAGGCCGTGGTGCTGGCGCTGGCGGTGATGGCATTTCCGCTCTTGCTGCGGTGCATCCGCACGGCCTTCGAGGAGGTGCCGCGGCACTTGGAGGAGGCGGCGGCAACGCTTGGGAAGACGCCGTGGCAGGTCTTCGTGCGGGTGAGCATTCCCCTGGCGAGACGCGGGATCGCGGGCGGGCTGGTGCTCGGGTTTGCGAGGGCGCTGGGAGAATTCGGCGCGACGATGATGGTGGCGGGATTGATCCCCGGGGTGACGGAGACCTTGCCGCTGGCGATCTACCGGAGCTTCCACGCGGGGGACGACTCGCGGGTGTGGATGCTGGCAGGTGTCTCGGCGGTGATTGCGTTTGTGGCGCTGTGGATGGCGGGGAGGCTGAACAAGGGACGGCATCCCTTGTAG
- a CDS encoding ribonuclease III domain-containing protein, translating to MNKSEEIRLERESAWIGDAVLALFARSWVLRERGSMDGEWFTRLTSNGFLSAFGAPTAVEAKIGKIYREQGLEAAFAFMDAEFIPLFRKQMANR from the coding sequence ATGAACAAGAGCGAAGAAATCCGGCTTGAACGGGAATCCGCATGGATCGGAGATGCCGTGTTGGCGCTCTTTGCCCGCAGCTGGGTGTTGCGCGAGCGCGGCTCGATGGACGGCGAGTGGTTCACCCGCCTCACCTCGAATGGCTTCCTGAGTGCTTTCGGTGCCCCGACCGCCGTCGAGGCGAAGATCGGGAAAATCTACCGCGAACAAGGCCTTGAAGCCGCCTTCGCCTTTATGGATGCCGAGTTCATCCCGCTCTTTCGCAAGCAAATGGCGAACCGTTAA
- a CDS encoding RbsD/FucU domain-containing protein, producing the protein MLMWLRACLIFASVLLSGCGMIKQGGDNWKAALAAQTAQLGYRNWIVVAEASFPAHSRPGVRQINANEEIPVVVDEVLRTLEQTEHVTPRIYVTREMRVVENDYAPGIDEFRKQLQGAIHAHETTELEQQSLMTLMEDTTKSFEVLVIRTNTALPYTSVFMELQPGYWNADSESRLRDQLERQRMEKLARPVP; encoded by the coding sequence ATGTTGATGTGGCTCCGCGCTTGCCTGATTTTTGCCTCGGTCCTCCTGTCGGGCTGCGGGATGATCAAGCAGGGCGGGGATAACTGGAAAGCTGCGCTTGCGGCCCAGACTGCCCAGCTCGGTTACCGGAATTGGATCGTGGTCGCAGAGGCCTCGTTCCCGGCCCATAGCCGCCCCGGTGTCCGCCAGATCAATGCCAACGAGGAGATCCCCGTGGTCGTGGATGAAGTCCTGCGCACCCTGGAGCAGACCGAGCACGTCACCCCGCGCATCTACGTCACCCGGGAAATGCGGGTCGTCGAAAACGACTACGCACCGGGCATCGATGAGTTTCGCAAGCAGTTGCAAGGAGCCATCCACGCTCATGAGACCACCGAGCTCGAGCAGCAGTCGCTGATGACCCTGATGGAGGACACCACGAAGAGCTTCGAGGTGCTGGTCATTCGCACCAATACCGCCCTCCCATACACCAGCGTCTTCATGGAACTGCAGCCCGGCTACTGGAATGCCGATTCCGAATCCCGCCTCCGCGATCAGCTCGAACGCCAGCGCATGGAAAAGCTGGCCCGCCCCGTTCCCTGA
- a CDS encoding PhoH family protein, whose amino-acid sequence MIQRAEDVQARLIEIQSGAGASRRSNGSGKKAQPTEFGFRAPNQAVKNFVLDTNVLLHDPACLTRFTDNHICIPVDVLSELDRFKTEQSERGANARKVHRVLTEMFSCARKVTSGVPTEGGGSIRLVIYDPTICPKNSDMLSRFYRIFPDKERVDHRILACTLLLMTHNEAPVVLVTKDLNMQLKARSVGIECQDYLNDKVDPREVSSYDVRRIEVEACDLQRFASSGEIAINQERYPDVVVNQYVLLEAGEKQTMPARMTSDGRLVRLQIPEALKIQDGTALKPMNLGQRCLIDALLNPDISLVTCFGQAGTGKTLIAVAAGLHEMFNRRYNGLTVSRPVVAMGDQLGFLPGTLDEKMRPWLQPIHDALDLLMRPAAPLGPRRKQQKKEGAPTAGGPVKKPWEHLMEQGIIEVEALCYIRGRSIPNRFFVLDEAQQLTPQEAKTVVTRMSRGSKLVLVGDPAQIDNPYVDSRSNGLVYTRNRLKGLPFVAHVSLSRGERSELADAGAQLM is encoded by the coding sequence ATGATCCAACGTGCCGAGGACGTCCAAGCCCGCCTGATCGAAATCCAAAGCGGAGCAGGAGCCAGTCGAAGGTCGAACGGATCGGGGAAAAAGGCGCAACCCACGGAATTCGGATTCCGCGCGCCGAATCAAGCGGTGAAGAACTTCGTGCTCGACACGAATGTCTTGCTGCATGACCCCGCCTGTCTCACCCGCTTCACCGACAACCATATCTGCATTCCCGTGGATGTGCTATCCGAGCTCGATCGCTTCAAGACCGAGCAATCGGAGCGCGGCGCAAATGCCCGCAAGGTCCACCGGGTGTTGACCGAAATGTTTTCCTGTGCCCGCAAGGTGACCAGCGGCGTGCCTACCGAAGGAGGCGGCAGCATTCGCCTGGTGATTTATGATCCCACGATCTGCCCGAAGAACTCGGACATGCTTTCCCGCTTCTACCGGATCTTCCCGGACAAGGAGCGCGTGGATCACCGCATCCTCGCCTGCACCCTGCTCTTGATGACCCACAACGAGGCGCCGGTGGTGCTCGTCACGAAGGATCTCAACATGCAGCTCAAGGCCCGCTCGGTGGGTATCGAGTGCCAGGACTATCTCAACGACAAGGTCGATCCTCGCGAGGTTTCGAGCTACGATGTTCGTCGTATTGAAGTGGAGGCCTGCGATCTGCAGCGCTTCGCCAGCTCCGGTGAGATCGCGATCAATCAAGAGCGCTATCCCGATGTGGTGGTGAACCAATACGTCCTCCTTGAAGCTGGCGAAAAGCAGACCATGCCCGCCCGCATGACCTCGGACGGCCGCTTGGTCCGCCTGCAAATCCCGGAAGCCCTCAAGATCCAGGATGGCACCGCACTGAAGCCGATGAACCTCGGCCAGCGCTGCCTGATCGATGCTCTCCTGAATCCGGACATCTCCTTGGTGACCTGCTTCGGTCAGGCCGGCACCGGCAAGACCCTCATCGCGGTCGCCGCCGGCCTGCACGAAATGTTCAATCGCCGCTACAATGGCCTCACCGTCAGCCGCCCGGTCGTCGCCATGGGTGACCAACTCGGCTTCCTGCCCGGCACGCTCGATGAAAAGATGCGCCCTTGGCTGCAGCCGATTCACGATGCGCTTGATCTTCTGATGCGCCCCGCCGCGCCGCTTGGCCCGCGCCGTAAGCAGCAGAAGAAGGAAGGCGCTCCCACAGCCGGCGGACCGGTCAAAAAGCCATGGGAACACCTCATGGAGCAGGGGATCATCGAGGTGGAAGCGCTCTGCTACATCCGCGGCCGCTCGATCCCGAACCGCTTCTTCGTGCTGGATGAAGCCCAGCAGCTCACTCCTCAGGAGGCGAAGACCGTGGTGACCCGCATGTCCCGTGGCTCGAAGCTCGTGCTCGTGGGAGATCCGGCCCAGATCGACAACCCCTACGTCGACAGCCGCAGCAACGGCTTGGTTTACACCCGGAACCGTCTGAAAGGCCTTCCCTTCGTCGCTCACGTATCCCTCAGCCGCGGTGAACGTTCGGAACTTGCCGATGCCGGTGCGCAGTTGATGTAG
- a CDS encoding AMP-binding protein: MEARALTSDTFWEVDVPVMMGADHPAPEGIPPLIYFQTSGSTGVPKWIGLSREALQVSARTVNEHLGVTRESCWVLTLPLHHVGGFGVASRTWQAGCRMVSFEGKWDPFRFVQWIVGQGGTHLSLVPTQVHDLAAAGLRAPASLEAVVVGGGILMEDTGRAARELGWPVLASYGMTEAGTQIATQRLELLDQPYVKEPIDLLACWEARDGKTGRIEIRGDALFSGILKHGGDQWKYEARSGDWFATSDSGLVEGRKLRITGRTDALVKILGELVDPVAVEAALISQAAGLVAPGQAVVVAIEDTRAGNKLVLAHEKSVKRELLELALEAYHASCPGYCRIKDLVAVEGIPKSPLGKPLRKELSRIIAQGSI; this comes from the coding sequence ATGGAAGCGCGTGCCCTGACCTCGGATACCTTCTGGGAAGTGGATGTCCCCGTAATGATGGGGGCGGATCATCCTGCTCCGGAGGGTATTCCACCGCTCATTTATTTTCAGACATCAGGCAGCACCGGTGTTCCGAAGTGGATCGGCCTCTCGCGCGAGGCACTTCAAGTCTCCGCAAGGACCGTAAATGAACATCTCGGAGTTACCCGGGAGAGCTGCTGGGTGCTTACCTTGCCGCTGCATCACGTTGGCGGTTTTGGTGTCGCGTCGCGCACCTGGCAAGCTGGATGCCGTATGGTGTCCTTCGAAGGAAAGTGGGACCCCTTTCGCTTTGTCCAATGGATCGTAGGGCAAGGCGGGACGCATCTCTCGCTGGTTCCCACCCAAGTCCACGATCTCGCGGCTGCCGGCCTGCGTGCCCCGGCTTCGCTCGAGGCAGTCGTCGTTGGCGGCGGCATCCTCATGGAAGACACGGGACGCGCCGCGCGTGAACTCGGCTGGCCGGTGCTCGCCAGCTACGGCATGACCGAAGCAGGCACGCAGATCGCCACGCAGCGGCTCGAACTACTAGATCAGCCGTATGTCAAAGAGCCGATCGATCTCCTCGCGTGCTGGGAAGCACGAGACGGCAAGACGGGACGCATCGAGATTCGTGGCGATGCGCTGTTTAGCGGAATTCTAAAGCATGGCGGGGATCAATGGAAGTACGAAGCGCGTAGTGGTGACTGGTTTGCCACATCCGACAGCGGTCTCGTCGAAGGCCGCAAGCTGCGTATCACCGGCCGCACCGATGCCCTGGTGAAGATACTCGGCGAATTGGTAGACCCCGTCGCCGTGGAGGCGGCGCTGATCTCGCAAGCAGCCGGCCTTGTCGCGCCGGGACAAGCTGTGGTCGTCGCGATCGAAGATACCCGCGCGGGTAACAAGCTCGTGCTCGCGCATGAAAAATCCGTGAAGCGCGAGCTGTTGGAGCTGGCGCTTGAAGCCTATCATGCGAGCTGTCCCGGCTATTGCAGGATCAAGGACTTGGTTGCCGTCGAAGGGATTCCGAAGAGCCCCTTGGGCAAGCCATTGCGCAAGGAGTTGTCGCGAATCATCGCGCAGGGAAGCATTTGA
- a CDS encoding enolase C-terminal domain-like protein — MVSKSLIWYWHYRLKSRKSLNARSSRKEFEGVLLRDAEGGYACLHPWPELGDPSLQKCLEDLMGARRWPIVRRALRCMEMDGAARSLPDPLFEDLDIPLSHATLPFRDEAAVAQAVEAGFTVAKLKCGLDLAADRAFLDSMGEKYPALKWRLDFNETGDADELAKWITAMTVETRSRIEFLEDPCEFSGTKWRELYKQGRIPLAVDREAAPNLAEAQVMVLKPAIDEPWLLGEAAMERGQRVVVTSYMDHPFGQAFAAWEAGRLALQFPGLVGICGLQTHHLFEPDAFTEALGSWTPEFHAPPGNGLGFDALLEKLPWKRVP, encoded by the coding sequence ATGGTTTCCAAGAGTCTGATCTGGTACTGGCATTACCGGCTGAAGAGCCGGAAGAGCCTCAATGCACGCTCCTCCCGGAAAGAATTCGAAGGCGTGTTGCTGCGTGATGCAGAGGGCGGCTACGCCTGCCTCCACCCGTGGCCGGAGCTTGGCGACCCATCGCTCCAGAAATGCTTGGAAGACCTGATGGGCGCTCGCCGTTGGCCGATTGTCCGGCGCGCCCTGCGCTGCATGGAAATGGATGGTGCCGCGCGATCCCTGCCCGATCCCTTGTTCGAGGACCTGGACATCCCCTTGAGCCACGCCACTTTGCCGTTCCGCGATGAAGCCGCCGTCGCGCAGGCTGTCGAGGCAGGCTTCACCGTGGCGAAGCTCAAGTGCGGCCTCGATCTCGCTGCGGACCGCGCCTTCCTCGACTCGATGGGGGAGAAGTATCCCGCTCTCAAGTGGCGTCTCGATTTCAATGAAACCGGCGATGCCGATGAACTCGCGAAATGGATCACCGCCATGACCGTCGAAACACGGAGCCGGATCGAGTTCCTCGAAGATCCCTGTGAGTTCTCCGGGACCAAATGGCGGGAGCTCTACAAGCAAGGCCGCATTCCTTTGGCCGTGGATCGCGAGGCCGCTCCGAACCTTGCGGAAGCCCAGGTCATGGTGCTGAAGCCGGCGATCGATGAACCATGGCTCCTCGGCGAGGCGGCTATGGAGCGAGGGCAGCGCGTGGTGGTCACCAGCTACATGGATCACCCCTTCGGCCAAGCCTTCGCCGCATGGGAAGCTGGCCGCCTCGCCCTGCAATTCCCCGGCCTCGTCGGCATCTGCGGACTTCAAACCCATCATCTCTTCGAGCCGGACGCCTTCACCGAGGCACTCGGCTCGTGGACGCCCGAGTTCCATGCCCCTCCGGGCAATGGCCTCGGCTTCGATGCCCTCTTGGAGAAGCTGCCATGGAAGCGCGTGCCCTGA